The Molothrus ater isolate BHLD 08-10-18 breed brown headed cowbird chromosome 2, BPBGC_Mater_1.1, whole genome shotgun sequence DNA segment GGAGCATTGGAATAATGACCATGGCATGTGTCaacccagctgtgccagcctccctctgccagcctggctggcaccagccaggacacagggacaggcaggctTTATCCTGCTGTGGAATGAGGGCAACCAAGCCAGGACCTGTAGAAAGTCAAACCACACAAGAATGGCTCATGTGAGCCCATGACAGCTCAATCTCTGCCAGgctgacagaaaagaaaacccaccaTAGAAACATAGAAACCCAGCATAGAAAACCCACCCAGGTGTGCTCCAGCCTGGTGTGCATTCACACCTTCTCTTTGCCAAGCAACACGTCCCAAAGTGCCGCCTCTGAGCGCTGGGAAATGACATGACAGCCACATGTCAGCCCTCAAGGTATCAGAGCTCTGGTTTGTATTCAGCAGGAgagggggacaggggtgggCTCTGAGCCCTTTACAGTCCCCCTTTAGCCACGGCAAGGTTTGAAATACAAATTCAGGATGAGGTCAGAGGACAGAgatgcagctgtgctgggatgttTGTCCATTGCTGGCTGGCATGAGAGGGGATTTTCTGTGAGCTTTACCTGCTGGTGAATTCTTGGAACGCACAAACGTGAAAAACACCttcactctcctgtgaaaatgtaatgtttaataaaggacaataggagacaagGACCATGGAGCAAAGGTTATTATGGCTGGGTGCATCTTGGCACTCAGCTGAGAGCACACTGTTATCTTCAGAGATACCCCTAAATACCTTTTAATTACATCAGCCCTTTGCATAGTCATAGACCCTTATGCATAGTAAACTTTTCTCCAAGCTAGTTTACATGTTCCAAGAATTGTTTAGCACatctcctccttgggatccACCTTTTTTGAGCATGCACAAtccttggctgtggttttagTCCTTTTTTATCACCTCCAGATTTTGGGCTTTGGCCCACACTATCTTCAGACAATGAGTGCTGATAATTGGAATATCTGTACAGGTGTCCTCATCCTGTGTTCATAGGGTGTTATCCCATCCAAGCAGGAATTTTAACACAAGCATACTTACATCACTATTTCACTATTTCGTCACTATTTCAGACTTACATCAGCTATTTCACTACTATGtctaagcttaattaacaacagaaataaaatctataTCTTTATAACTAAGTTACTTTAACATCTCACATATAGactctattttaatattttcaaaaagccAATATAATAATATGTATTATAACACAAATCTTAGCCAGGAAGGCAGAAATTGTCAGAGGCCCTGTGCTGTCACTCTGTCCTAGCAGAGGATAATCCTGGGCCCCATAGTATAGGAATATGCCCCTTCTTGATGGAGTAACAAAACTATCCTTTGTCtcctcaaaaaggaaaagagcccagaagtttctttcCTCAATTAGAtaaaaagacacctcatagggcttgggggacttcacctcaaactttAGGATAGCCAATTGGATAAGAGGCAAAAAGTCTGGCCtgagcaatttactagaaaaagaagagaacaaagaaactaatggcttttgtgaggtgttttaccaggagcaagaacctcttgcacctggctcggtttttctctgtaaagagttttgttattttgccttttattaaaacctttctgtttccaacactaccacagaagccatcctgctgattttatgccagctgaggtagctgagctatctcgGGTGTGATACAGATCTCCAAGAGCTCATAAGACCTGGCTTGAGGAGACCCCTATTTCATGATAGAACTCCTTTAAGGATTTCCAGGGCTTGGCAAAGAGCTCTGCCACCTCTGACAGCTCCAttccctctctctgcagctgtgcaTCCACGACAATTACAGGAACAACCCCTTCCACAATTTTCGGCACTGCTTCTGCGTCACCCAGATGATGTACAGCATGATCTcgctctgcagcctccaggtACAGCCCCTCCGTGGTTTTATCAGGGCTCTGGTGTTGAGGTGACCCCGAGGTGTTAGAAagcctgcttttcccagccctgagatcaaaaaaaaaaaaaaaaaaaaggcagaattccTTGGCTctcgttctcaaggttgtttattttttgttatctgagatctgtccagcaggttggttCATGGCACACTGACTGCCTTGGGGTgatgttgtctttttatactaagatctatgtgtactttatttacaataacttccaatacctatcacctatgttagacagtgagcttctaccttaaaccaatccagaagtgccaacatcacagcagaagatagaggccaagaagaagaagaaaggctggacatgctcatattcctccatcttgcctcctgaacccccattctaaaaaccccaaaaatctatttttcaccctgtgactaactattattctacttagactttcgtggcttgcagatcctcatataaggttggtaattttttccatgggtcataatcaaaggcacaggggtcttgggctctgtgccagggtctctgagcctGGTTTGagcaatccaggacagccagagggataTCCTGAATTCCAacatctttttatactaagaactacgtgtactttatttacaataattctccaatacctatcacctattttagacagtgagcttctaccctaaaccaatccagaagtgccaccatcacagcagaagatggaggacaagaagaagaaggagaaacacaggacacacccagatttctccatcttgcttcttgaacccccattctaaatccccaaaattctactttttcaccctgtgacaaattcactatcattctactcaaacccttgtggcttgtaactcctcacacaaagttggtaattgtttccatgggttaaaatcaaaggcacaggtgtctttgactccatgccaaggtctctgagccccctgccagggtctggagtcctccagggcagccagaggaatgtcctgggtcctgacacaGGGCACCCACTCCATTCCCACCCTGAAACCTGAGCCACTTCTCCTGCAGAACGGGccacagcctgctgtgctgccaagTGGTGGCTTCTGAGGAGGCTGCACCCAGTCCCTgggtgtgggaaatggatttgtagaggATTCTCCAATCCTGACAGAAGACTCACGCAGTGTGTGCATCCCTGTGCAAACCTTGAGACAAGAAATGCTGgcttagaaatgccatggaataggaTAGACATTGTgaagagagaaatggagctagAAACAAGCTTGAAAGGATGGCCTTGCAAAGGATGGCCTCTGGATGCTTTAGGGAAATAGAACTATGAAAGGTGCATTGTATTAAGACCCACAAAAAGTGATTTTAGAtgattggctttaaggcatttCCAGTAttaattacattattattacattattattaatCACAGTATTATTTAAAGTATAGCATGGCAAATACTGATAGGCCAATAAACACTTATAGCTGTATTATAATtaagaaatagctttttttaCCAATTTTTACCAAAATTTTTACCAATAtttaaggtattttaaaaatagttgtGTTATTGAAATTTCAAACTAATATTTGCATGCCTGTAAAATCATAAACTAAACATTGTTCAAGAAGAAGTAAAATTGAGCTACTTGTGGCATGTTAGCAAAGgacttctgattgtgatggtgtggattataacatctgtattgtctcagCCTTCATATGAAACTGAAAATAGAATATAAGTTTTTTAAATGCCTCTCAGTTACCCCATCATCTCAGTCTAGATCAGAAGAAATCTTAATCTGACACCCAGGTACACAAGGAGAGGTGTTGCATTTCCATTCCTGAcccccagcacctgcacagctttctgaggctgctggggaggtAACTGCACCTCCTGGATGTCCACAGTTTGTACTCTGATGGAGTGAAATATTTAGGAATGACAGATAAACCTCTGCTGAGTTATGGTCTGTGGGTTTGTTCTTTGTTTGGGACACAAAATGCTCCCACAAGAGGTTTTCTCCAAATGTGTGTTTTGACCTGTGCTTGTCCTGTAGCCTGGCAGGTATTGTATGCACACATTTCACCTTTATTTTGTCCAAAACCATAAGCATCAATTAATTTCACTGTCTGGATAACCTGCACTCATAtattcatttcatttctttacaaaactgctttttttcactttaaaaaaccccttttttctCTATAGTTACACATATCAGTTACTGGCctaattctgttttcttgccAGTAGcaatatgaagaaaaatttgctttaatgCAAGTCCATGGTGCTCAAAAGCTGTGGGAACtcaacatttaatttttcttgctcttttgcTAACTTTATTTAATGCAGAATGCAGCGGCAACAGAGCCATCTTCCAGCCCTCCCTTTACCTAATCAGGGTGCTCAAATGACTTCTAAGAGACTGAACTGATGTCTCAGTGCTTCTATATCATCTCTGCAGCAATAGCAAATTTCAAGGAAATTGcctcctctgagctgctgttATTTCATGCAACAAAGGCAAATCTGAGTCGTTTTTACTGGAAGGGAAGGCAGATTTCTCTCTTTTGACTGAAGTAAATTCATCTAAGGAAAAATGCCTCATTTTGCTCAGATTTGCATTTCTCTAAAAAGTAAATATGtctgatttctttatttcttttgatttcCAGGGATAGGGGAAGTAAAATCATAATATTACATTcatgttttgtattttacaggagaaattttcccaaattGACATTTTGATTCTCATGACTGCTGCAGTGTGCCATGACTTGGACCATCCAGGCTATAACAACACGTGAGTCTGCTCTCTTGCCTTCTCTTCCCTTAAAATCTCTTGGGAAGGTAACACTGGTCGGCAATTTTTGGTAGATCAGGTTTTCCTCCTCACAGCCTGACCTTTTCCCAAGGCACTGCTGGTCACTCACATGGGCCAAAGCAGAGCTCAGGTCTGGGATGGGGTTTGCCAGCTGTCCTTGGTTCTGTAAGGaaaatgggggttttttttcagatttctatTTAAACCCTTTCCCCCCTAACTCCTGAGAAAACAAGGTGAAATACTTTACAGCTGGTAACAGAGCTATAAATTATTATACTGGAATAATTACACTAAGATTCAAAGGGGGATTTAGCTTACACTTTATTTCATAATTATAAATCATGAAGTGTACTTTactctgtttattttcatgtgaGGAAATTATTGCTATTGACCCACAGACACTTTAGTGTGAATGTGAAAGAGAGAGAGTCTGATTTATTTGTAACCACTCATTAAATAAGGGCAGAAACCAGTTCTGACTGGGATCAGTGAGAATCTCTGCATCTGCCATTAGTAGGGGTTGAATTAAACAGTTcaattctggttttgttctatgtcaaaacaaaaaaaaacagtttgGATGGTGTTTTAGAGGTggaaaaaatgtcaaaacagTCTTTGATGTGTTCagaatcaaaaaaacccaaaaccagttccttctgcttttgttgTACATTGTTTTAAACCAGAAACGTGGCAAAATATTAAACTAGAAATTTAAACTAGACATTCTAAACTAGAAATGTGGCAAAATttaaagaaggaataaaaaccgtttggggtttttttttttgtattggtATTTTGGCAttttatatattgtattttggtattttataatatattctatatattataaTCTTTATTAGTATTCACCCACTGAGGGGGATCAACACCTGAGATTTTATTAAATAtctattttctgtgaaaatctgACTTCATACCAACgaccaaaaatcccccaaagctgcagctcaTTGAATAAGCACAGAAAAGAATGCAAGCAGGTGgtttggagcagctggggggtGTCTGGGGAGCTTTCTGCTCAGGGTTTGCCTGCCCTCAGCTACCAGATCAACGCGCGAACGGAGCTGGCCGTGCGCTACAACGACATCTCCCCGCTGGAGAACCACCACTGCGCCGTGGCCTTCCAGATCATCTCCCAGCCCGAGTTCAACATCTTCTCCAACGTGGACCAGGACCAGTTCAAGCAGATAAGACAGGTAGGAGTGCTGGACACGCCGTTCCTGAGGGTGCAAACACGCACGGAGTTCCCTGCTCCGCGATGGGAGGGATTTGCCCTCcctggagggcagggctggaaaagcccctCACACTTGGGAGGGTCCTGTggtggtgttgtgagggtccccaggatgaggtgagagatgagaatctctCCAAGTTCTTGGAAGGttgatatattattatatattatattacattacattacattacattacattacattacattacattacattacattgcATTAtgtaatattatattattttaataacattatttattttgatattcattatttatttttattatttatataatctttatttttacttatataatattatttgtattatatattatataattatagtatttttatatttttatatataattttcatatatttatctaatataatttatttatttatattatatttattattatattatattatattaatattatccttataatattatttatctatatttatttttatttatttatatattgtataattatattattttatattattttatatatttatattatattatttcttattattatattatattatattatattatattatattatattatatactaaaactattctaaagaaagagaaaggatacatcagaaggctagaaaagaatgaataataaaaactcgtgacagactcagagagcctgacagagctggctgtgattggccattaattaaaaacaattcagatgctgggtaaacaattctccaaatcacattccagaggagcaaaacatggagaagctgaggcttcttGCCTtgtcaggagaagaaatcctggtgaagggatttttcataaaatatcacagtgacaggATCTGAAAGGGATTCTTGGAAAATTTCCACAGCAGCACTCCCTGGAATGCATTGCTGAGGAATGATGAGTGCATCCTGACTGTTAAAGCCTATGACATTTTGGGGGTAGATGTTTAGATTGTTAGAGGAGCCAATTAGCTCTGACTGGAGAAGGATTAAGCTCTCAGGGCAGAAGTTTGTGCTTTACAGGAACATTGTATTAATTTTAAGAGGGGcttcaaaaagggaaaagatttGCAACAGCAGAGCACTTGTACTGTTGGAAGAGGCCCTGATGCACTGGGAGTCATCTCAGTTATCTCTGAGGCACTGAACAGTGTTAGAACTCCCATCAGGGCTCTAAGGGCCAAAATTCAGTCTTAATTTCCACATGACACCTTCCTTACACAGCGAGTGAAGAAGTGGTACAAAGGCTGGTTGGAGTTCCTGATTCTGTCGATGTGTGGGAAACTGGCACGGGCCCAAAATGGACTTTTCTGTATGAAAACCCACAAATTTAAATTAACCACATGTTTTCCCATCATAAATTCTGCACAGAGTGGGGATACAGAGCTCCTTGTCTTCATCCAAATGTTTCAAAGCCCTAATCCAAAgaggatgggcacagctggcatccACATCATGATTTTTGTCTCAGGGCCTCTAAGAGtcagcagcaaaacccacagTGCCTTCCAAGGAGAGGAAAGTGGATCTTGGCAGCCAGAGTGTGGCTTTTAACATCCTGTTAGTTGCTTTTCTACAATTAGtcaatgagaaaggaaaaacctcAGTGTCTCTGGAATATCACATAAAACCATGATCCTCATGTACCACGAACTCTTTATAACCCTCTTCCCATATCCTTGGCAGTTCCAAGTCAGAAACTTCCCCCTCCAGCATGAGCAATTCAGTGCATCTGAGGCATTTTGTGTGCAAGACAGATCCTATTTGGCTTTGCAATAGCAGACCTTGTAAGGAATGTCAAGTTAATATGTGAACATGTTTTCTTTGCTAGGGGATAATTACATTAATCCTGGCTACAGACATGGCGAGACATGCAGAAATACTGGActctttcaaggaaaaaatggaaaactttGATTACACAAATGAAGAACACATGACCTGTGTAAGGAGGTTTTGTggattgttatttttctgtgcatgGAGTGAAAGCTTGTAGATTAACTTTTGTATGTTGAAAAACTGAGATTCAGTATGTATTATCAAAAAATAATCCATCCTACACCAAGAAATAATTACAATTTGGAAGTGCTTTAtattaaacagatttttccagCTTTAGGAATCCTGGAATCCCATcaggaaaacaacaacaaaaaaattactctATTAGGCCACCAATTTTTACCGTCCTTTACTATGgggcaaaaaaaatccatgagtAAAACCTCTAGTCTCCTCTATTCCCCAGTGCAGCTGTGTTTGATTTCCAGGGAAATCTtttcccagctgcctctgccacaaAAGCTTTAATGGTCACTTGTGACTGAATCTCTTCCTGCAGCAGATAAGTGCACATCCCACTGTGACACATCCCAGAGGGGGAAACCAAGGCAGAGAGGGGATAAATGATttacacagagcagctgagagagggGAACAGGATCCAGGTCACTTAAGAGCTCTGGTTAAATCCTGAAATTGTCCTTTCTGGTTGAAAGCATTGCAAGGACAGGGGCTGtggaaaggggggaaagggggaaagggggaaagggctGGCTTTAGGAGTGCAGCATTGAAGTGTCATCCTCTTTCAGCTGAAGATGGTGCTGATAAAATGCTGTGACATCTCCAACGAAGTCCGCCCGATggaggtggcagagccctgggtaGATTGCTTGCTGGAGGAGTATTTTATGCAGGTAAGAGAGAGGGTGGATGCAATTGCACAATTACACAATTTCACAATTTTCTGCTATTTCCAAATCTCACAGGTGCCTCACTGTTTGACAGCCCAGTCTGGTTCTAGCTCTGAACtacctggtttagtggaagtttccctgcccatggcagggggttggaactggatgatctttaaggtcctttccaacccaaaccattctgtgattccatggaaAGCTTCTATTACAGAAAGTCAGAGAGGAATGCCAGCAAAAGAACCTGCTCAAGAGGATGCAactgattttctcttttaatcATTAGTAAAGAATGAGATATAATTTCTGTTTGAATACCTGAAAATAATCACTCTCTGGAGAACAATGAGGAAATCACAGAAGTCTTCCATCTCTTTCAGAGCAGCAAGAGCCATTACCAGCTTTCTGAAtgctctgaaatatttcaccTCACAAGTCCAGTGGGTTTGCAAAGGGAGTCAGCTGCCCTGCAAGCCTGGAGGTGAACACTTTGAtgctggtgctgagcagaaATAACTGAACAGGATTCTCTTTATTCAGATGCTGCTCTCCACAAAGCAGAGACATtgccctgagggcagcacaTCCCCGTTCTGTGCTGCCTACAGACACCTCTGTGATCTGCATCTGAGGGCTGCTCATCTGCTTGCTGCATCACTCTCCTCACAGCCTGCTAGACAGGATTAATATTTGTTATCTCTGCCTTTGTTATCTCTGGGTTGTTTCTCTGCGTTTGTTCCAGAGCGACCGAGAAAAATCCGAGGGGCTCCCTGTGGCGCCGTTCATGGACCGCGACAAAGTGACCAAACCCACGGCACAGATTGGCTTCCTCAAGTTTGTCCTCATCCCCATGTTCGAGACAGTGACCAAGGTAAAGTCACCCAGGGCCAGAAACCAGGCAGGGGGAGAGCAGAACTGCAGTGTTTGCCTCAGCAGGTGTCTGGTTAcccagggaaatggggatgTACCTTCCACACCCCGTTTTCAGCATGTACAGTTAAATGATGCAGCAGCAAGTTGAGGAATGCAAAAGGAAATGCTGATAGTCTTTTTCTTGTTCCCACCTAGCTGTTCCCAGAAGTGGAGGAAGTGATGCTCCAGCCTCTGTGGGAATCCAGGGACCACTATGAGGGTTAAAACAGATAGATGATGCTATGAAAGAGGTAAACTCCAATTATCTCCTTGATACTGCAAACATTAGAATTGAATAAGCCAAACACTATAATTAAGCAGTAGCTCAATTCTGAAACAGTGGGATTGCTCATGGCATAATCATTATCCTGAGAAACACATTCATTACACCTGCCTGGAGAGAGGTGTGTGCCACCAGTCCTTGCAGAGTCCACCAGGAACCACACAAATATGGGCATGGGACAAGAGCTGCTTGCAAGGCACAGAACCCAGGGATAACCCCTAAAGGGAGCACAGATCTCCCTGGAGGGATCTGCCCTCCTTTGGAAAGGAATTTGCTTGGGTTACACTGCAACAAAATGCTCTGGGGTCGGGCAGTTCAAGTTTTGCAGCACCAGTGCATGAGTTTATTTTCTGGGAAGGAACTTCCAGTCACCTGTGTGTCATCAAGGATGTGCTTGGTGTTTTATGAGGAATCACTGTGTCATGCAAAGCACCCAGGAGGATTAAACACACAACCAGTGAAGCTCTTTAATTGCCCACTGCGGACTTTAATGTACAGAGCATCTCTCATTTTGTAGGGCTCAGGGGAGGTGGGAATTCCAGGTGAGCCCATTTGCTGCCTCTCAGCAGGTCTGCATTGCctcaggagcctggcagggcagagagcagtgcccagggcagcaggcagagtgCTGGTCCAgctccctgtggctctgcactcCTTTCTTGCAcacctcttccagtgcctctTTTCCCTGCCAAGATCCACTACAAAACCTGCCCTAATGGCATCACAGAGTAGGGAGTTTCTGACATGAAAAAATTCACCATGTAGGCAGGCTACTATCAGCCACTCCATCATTAAAATAAGGTGGGAAGTGCCCTGGAGCACCAGTTGTGCTGATATTTGATGTGTGGGTAATGAAGGTTCCTCACTTGATCATCCATGAGTGGAACTGAGGCTTTGCTGTagctcccatctcctcccaAGTGCTTTGGAGAAAAAGCCCCTCAGCACTTCAAGTACTGAGGCTGGTTGATCAAAGAGCACAGGCTCTGAGGGCACTAAATTTTAAAGGAGAACAAAGCCTTTTGGGCACTTTTCCATTTAGAAAGGAGCATTTGTCAAACGAGGGCAAAAGAACTCAAATACAACTGCCAGACTTTCTGAGTTTTATTCACCTTTCAAGTTGAGCTGAGATTTTACTTCTG contains these protein-coding regions:
- the PDE9A gene encoding LOW QUALITY PROTEIN: high affinity cGMP-specific 3',5'-cyclic phosphodiesterase 9A (The sequence of the model RefSeq protein was modified relative to this genomic sequence to represent the inferred CDS: inserted 1 base in 1 codon); amino-acid sequence: MGSASSTYRPKCIYLDIDGRIQKVIFSKYCNSKDIMDLCCIATGYPRNTTISLLTADNCMVSIDPTMPANTERSPYKVIPVMTEHLSEKEELFQNLLGQIAEQFSRIFKINELKTEVANHLAMLEKKVELEGLKVVEIEKCKRDIKKMREEMAARSSRTNCPCKYSFLDENKRPAPRRDVPSYPKYMLSQETIEALRKPTFDVWLWEPNEMLSCLEHMYHDLGLVKDFNINPITLKRWLLCIHDNYRNNPFHNFRHCFCVTQMMYSMISLCSLQEKFSQIDILILMTAAVCHDLDHPGYNNTYQINARTELAVRYNDISPLENHHCAVAFQIISQPEFNIFSNVDQDQFKQIRQGIITLILATDMARHAEILDSFKEKMENFDYTNEEHMTCLKMVLIKCCDISNEVRPMEVAEPWVDCLLEEYFMQSDREKSEGLPVAPFMDRDKVTKPTAQIGFLKFVLIPMFETVTKLFPEVEEVMLQPLWESRDHYEXLKQIDDAMKELQKQKSEGLTTGSS